The genomic window CTCAGAAAGTGAAACTCAGAAGGTCGTtgccactgagagctgaaatggagCAGAAAGGAGATCAGCTGGACCGAGAAACCTTCTCTTGTacgatctgtctggatctactgaaggatccggtgactattccctgtggacacagctactgcatgagctgtattaaaggcatctgggatgaagaggatcagaggaagatctacagctgccctcagtgcagacagaccttcacatCAAGAcctgtcctggtgaaaagcACCATATTAgcagctttagtggagcagctgaagaagactggactccaagctgctcctgctgatcactgctatgctggacctgaagatgtggcctgtgatgtctgcactgggaggaagcggAAAGCCATCAAGTCCTGTCTGGCTTGTCCGGCCTCTTACTGCGAGAATCACCTCCAGCCTCATTATGATGCACctccattaaagaaacacaaactggtCGACCCCTcggagaagctccaggagaacatctgctctcgtcatgatgaggtgatgaagatgttctgccgtactgatcagcagattatctgttatctctgttctgtggatgaacataaaggccacgacacagtctcagctgcagcagaaaggactgagaggcagagagagctcgaggtgagtcgacaacaaatccagcagagaatccaggacagacagaaagatgtgaagctgcttcaacagaaGATAAAGGCTGTCAAGCGCcatgctgataaagcagtgaaggacagtgagaagatcttcactgagctgatccatctcatccagaaaagaagctctgatgtgaagcagcagatcagatcccagcaggaaactgaagtgagtcgagtcaaagagcttcaggagaagctgaagcaggagatcactgagctgaagaggaaagacacTGAACTGAAgaaactctcacacacagaggatcaaaaccagtttctacacaactacctctcactgtcacaacttagtgcatctacagactcatccagcatcaatatccgtcctcttagacactttgaggatgtgacagcagctgtgtcagagctcagagatcaactacaggacatcctgagggagaaatggacaaacatctcactgacagtgaataaagtggacgttttactgccacaaccagaacccaagaccagagctggattcttaaaatattcacatgaaaTCACACTAGATCCAAACACAGCATACCCACtgctgttattatctgaggggaacagaaaagtAGAAGTAATGAGTCAACAACAGTCTTATTCTaatcacccagacagattcactggaTTTtatcaggtcctgagtagagagagtctgactggacgttgttactgggaggtggagtggagagggagaggagttcgtgtagcagtcgcatacaagaatatcagcagagcaggaaacCTGCAGGAATGTCTATTTGGAGgcaatgacaaatcttggatATTATATTGTGGCACTAACAGTTCTTCATTCAGGTTCAACAGTATCTCAACTCGcgtctcaggtcctggttcctccagagtaggagtgtacctggatcacagagcaggtattctgtccttctacagcgtctctgaaaccatgactctcctccacagagtccagaccacattcactcagcctctctatgctggatTTTATCTTAATTATTCTATTGGAGACACAGCTGAGttgtgtaaactcaaatagacagaagtcatttcagacttcatgtgtcagattctgttgtaattcttcatgtttttgtctccattgtttctgagagctcgttgctgtggtgtttctgaattgcacagagatcagctgtcaatcaaactgggattatcaacacttttttctttacatttgttgttttgttgatgttttgagtttctttaaatgtcactttttcctgtgtgtttttatccatggaggctatcgctgctcatgatgatgtttttaaccttcactgacttcagatgaaaatataaacttctctttgttctaaatgttagtttcatgtttgtattgatgtatttgtgtgcttttatttcttaaactGAGAAAACAGCAGATCTTCCTTCAtcatagatattttgttctcatcactttgtaaattcatatagaaatgtacaatcaaactgtaattatcatgatgATAATCAATGAGGAGATCATTTATTATATTCTtgtacatagctgacattctgggttaaactaactgattgtgtggatgaagtgaatctgaacatgaaatcattgaacaagagtcatttaacagactttactgattggatgtgtgaacaatctgaagctttacataatcaataatgaagatTTACATAATCATTCAAAGCTTCTGGAGGAAAgatgaaactaaaatgagagtttatttgaggcagttttccccctatctttacttttctttttaattttatgtccTTTGCTTTGTATATactatattctgttttttatatattgttatatttgagTAAGTTAATTTAGTAATGGTATATATTTTAGCCTTTTTACTTACTCACTTTTTTGCAGCAGCCACTTGATTTATGTCAAGTAATTTCCCCCTGCCAGTGATAAAGTACTCCAGCTATATATACATCTATACATGTTCCTCTGTCTCCCCCCTGTggcattttatattatattgttaaaaactttgttaTGAATAAAGGttatgacaaaaaatgtattaaaaaaatccatGCAGTTCACTTTTTGTAGGCGGATGCTTCATTTTCTCACCCTCGATCACACCCTGTTTGTTGTCATtcaggtcacacacacataagtaaGTCAAAGTGTTTACataatgcaataaaacattAGGAAGCGTGAGAACCTAAACATGCAAATTAAATGAATAGACAAGTTTTTGAAAGGatattaaaaagttaaaaatagaGACATAAATCCAGTGGAAGTAATAGGTTAGAAACACAGTTTTAGTGCAGTAAGAAGTTCCCCAAAATGctacaaaggaaataaaagtgcAGCAGAGAAACCGATCAATCAGTGGCCCAGGAGAACACACCCCAGGATAAAATGAATAAGGTGTATGCTCTCTTTCAGATACTTTACTCTCCTGCTGCTGATGAATGAACGAGGTGAGTATTTCTCTGAGAATGTGGTCGATCTGGTTTTTTATCTGCTCCCAAAACTGGTCTGACACATCAGAGTGAAGCAAAAATCTTCTCTGGAAGTCACAATAAATCAGAGCTGCAGTCGTTCAGCTCTGATACTGTGGAGCTTTTTATACAAAGACGGAGATTGTAGgatcattttttatatatatatatatacatttggATTTTCCAGAAAGCTGTGCAGTTGTTTTCTCGTTCCTCCTCCTGAGTCTGTTGGTGTGAGTTTGTGTGGGATTAATATCAGCTTGTTTGAATCTGTGAATGAAGAAACCTGAAAGAAAATGGCAGTGAATCTGAGTAAGAACGGTCCTGCACTCATAGCTGCTTATAAAGAAGTGGTGGACGGCAAGTCAAACACAAACTGGTGAGTTATCTCTGAGTTAGAAAAGTTGTTACATATTTCACTTCCTTGTTGAGTGTAATCTGTGATCAGCACAcccatcagtggtggaaagtaactaagtacatttactcaagtactgtacttaagtgcaactttaatgtacttgtactttacttgagtatttccatgtgatgctactttctacatttcagagggaaatattgtactttctactccactacatttatttaacagctttagttacttttcagatgaagatttgacacaatggataatataacaagcttttaaaatacaacacattgttaaagatgaaaccagtggtttccaacctttttgtcttttgacgtcttacaaaaagcagtgtgtagtcggggtcacatttcacatgtctatgagttgttaacagctccaccaaatagtgatttttccctctaaacttctcacatgctttcatttcaataaatgttcaaatgatccaatatttcagcaaaaatcaaagattagagaaaaagtccaaaaaactgaaaacagatttgtgtatcagaactttgttttttcttctttcctctcccattaatcatctcaccacccctcagatttatctgctgaccctttggaggggcccgacccctaggttgggaaccactggactaaactagctaactgtatataaagtagtgtaaactagctccacctccagcagctacaacagtaacatgctgctctaacactgatgcttcactattaataatctaatgatgtcatatataataatatatcagtcagagggaccaaaccactacttttactgcaatactttaactacatcaagctcataatacttatgtacttttactgcaatactttatgATCTGAGTTGACATCATGatagttttatatcattttgttttttatacatttgtgtgttttcagggcGCTGTTTACTTATGAAGGGAACAGTAATGATATCCGTCTGGCAGAAAAAGGAGGTAAGATCTGATGGGTGTAAAACAGAGTGAACAGATGAGTGATTCTTTTACTCTTTGTCTTGAATAATATGATCCTGTGTGTGCAGACGGTGGATTAGAGGAGATGGTGGAGGAGTTGAGCAGCGGGAAGGTGATGTACGCCTTCTGTCGCGTCCAGGACCCCAATTCTGGTCTGCCCAAATATGTCCTCATAAACTGGGTGAGACGCAcgaacacacatgaacacacgcAACATGCAAGACAAGCAAATATACAGATATTCCTTCATGAGTTACAGGTACAGAGAACTTGCCCAATCATCATTAAAATACCccaatttttaattttaatttagatCTTAATATCAGCAAAGTTCTTGCACATCATCAAGTCTTAGTGACTGACACGTGGGATCAAAAacttatatatacagtatatatactgtttatataaaaaaggTGGTTCCTCAGCAGTTCTTTGGGGTGGTT from Thunnus maccoyii chromosome 19, fThuMac1.1, whole genome shotgun sequence includes these protein-coding regions:
- the LOC121885153 gene encoding tripartite motif-containing protein 16-like; the protein is MEQKGDQLDRETFSCTICLDLLKDPVTIPCGHSYCMSCIKGIWDEEDQRKIYSCPQCRQTFTSRPVLVKSTILAALVEQLKKTGLQAAPADHCYAGPEDVACDVCTGRKRKAIKSCLACPASYCENHLQPHYDAPPLKKHKLVDPSEKLQENICSRHDEVMKMFCRTDQQIICYLCSVDEHKGHDTVSAAAERTERQRELEVSRQQIQQRIQDRQKDVKLLQQKIKAVKRHADKAVKDSEKIFTELIHLIQKRSSDVKQQIRSQQETEVSRVKELQEKLKQEITELKRKDTELKKLSHTEDQNQFLHNYLSLSQLSASTDSSSINIRPLRHFEDVTAAVSELRDQLQDILREKWTNISLTVNKVDVLLPQPEPKTRAGFLKYSHEITLDPNTAYPLLLLSEGNRKVEVMSQQQSYSNHPDRFTGFYQVLSRESLTGRCYWEVEWRGRGVRVAVAYKNISRAGNLQECLFGGNDKSWILYCGTNSSSFRFNSISTRVSGPGSSRVGVYLDHRAGILSFYSVSETMTLLHRVQTTFTQPLYAGFYLNYSIGDTAELCKLK